In one window of Corallococcus macrosporus DNA:
- the rpmJ gene encoding 50S ribosomal protein L36 has protein sequence MKVRASVKKICDKCKVVRRKGIVRVICASNPRHKQRQG, from the coding sequence ATGAAGGTTCGGGCGTCCGTCAAGAAGATCTGCGACAAGTGCAAGGTTGTCCGCCGCAAGGGCATCGTGCGCGTCATTTGCGCCTCCAACCCCCGGCACAAGCAGCGCCA